A region of Bombilactobacillus folatiphilus DNA encodes the following proteins:
- a CDS encoding manganese-dependent inorganic pyrophosphatase → MTKELIFGHQNPDTDAIAGAISYSYLQNQLGMDTEAVALGQPNDETQFVLDHFHQTAPRVIEKAKPEVDQVMLVDHNEAQQSVSDIKDVTVTHVVDHHRIANFETAGPLYYRAEPLGSSNTVLWKMYHEEGIEIPSQIAGLMMSAIISDTLLLNSPTTTDTDREAIEDLAQLAHEDYHTYGLTMLKAGANIADKSAAALINADAKSFEMGGQQIRIAQVNVVDMDEAVARQKKFEAAMQQSCQENGYALFLLAITNVLDSNTTMIVSGDQSLLPKVEAAFHQKLEAGRMSLPGVVSRKKQIVPPLQQQF, encoded by the coding sequence TTGACAAAAGAATTAATTTTTGGACATCAAAATCCGGATACAGATGCAATTGCGGGTGCTATTTCTTATTCTTATTTGCAAAATCAATTGGGAATGGATACCGAAGCGGTGGCTTTGGGTCAACCTAATGATGAAACACAGTTTGTATTAGATCATTTTCACCAAACAGCACCGCGTGTGATTGAAAAAGCTAAACCTGAAGTAGACCAAGTTATGTTAGTCGATCACAATGAAGCTCAACAAAGTGTTAGTGACATCAAGGATGTCACGGTCACACATGTTGTTGATCATCATCGTATTGCTAATTTTGAAACGGCTGGTCCATTGTATTATCGTGCTGAACCTTTAGGATCAAGTAATACCGTTTTGTGGAAAATGTATCATGAAGAGGGAATTGAAATTCCTAGTCAAATTGCGGGATTGATGATGTCAGCGATTATTTCGGATACATTATTGTTAAATTCACCGACAACAACTGACACAGATCGCGAGGCAATTGAAGACTTGGCACAGTTGGCTCATGAAGATTATCATACTTACGGTTTAACAATGCTCAAAGCAGGTGCGAATATTGCTGATAAGTCAGCAGCAGCATTGATTAATGCTGACGCTAAGAGCTTTGAAATGGGTGGTCAACAAATTAGAATTGCCCAAGTCAATGTGGTGGATATGGATGAAGCAGTTGCTCGACAAAAGAAATTCGAAGCAGCTATGCAACAAAGTTGCCAAGAAAATGGTTATGCACTGTTTTTGCTTGCGATTACGAATGTTTTGGATAGTAATACAACCATGATTGTCAGCGGCGATCAATCGTTATTGCCAAAAGTGGAAGCAGCTTTCCATCAGAAGCTGGAAGCAGGTAGAATGAGTCTGCCAGGTGTGGTTTCGCGAAAGAAACAGATTGTACCGCCGTTACAACAACAATTTTAA
- a CDS encoding LysR family transcriptional regulator — MTVGNDDFTKVFTSKSLSYFSQLASNLSYTKTARSLGITQPALTQQIKKIERNVGTPLFYSMGKQIHLTDAGRILLEAVQNVYGTMIKAIDNIQKSTLSSTGSIKIGLLSTIEDSVIEDFIIRYNDLQPDVVLETLLLTRHELWNYLENNQLDLAIMYLPDDSIKNWKPYISQKIMDENLILVNNNPKWSDQRTLHLKEITDQPWVGYPDNYYLTEFLSEQLKNQLVDGPHCVARFAAPDQILKFTREKDVYALFPKSYVLANESQITSQKNLIDASVSFDLNFVYRKEKANIPRISTFLKAWNNYLSDISYEDRLKGFSKS, encoded by the coding sequence ATGACTGTTGGTAACGATGATTTTACGAAAGTTTTTACGTCCAAATCGCTAAGTTATTTTTCTCAATTAGCGAGTAATTTAAGTTATACCAAAACTGCGCGTTCATTAGGAATTACGCAACCGGCCTTAACGCAACAAATTAAAAAAATTGAGCGAAATGTTGGTACTCCCTTATTTTATTCTATGGGTAAGCAAATCCATTTAACTGACGCTGGTCGAATTTTATTAGAAGCAGTTCAGAATGTTTATGGAACTATGATTAAAGCGATTGATAATATTCAAAAATCTACTTTATCGTCGACAGGCTCAATTAAAATTGGCTTGTTATCTACTATTGAAGATAGCGTGATTGAGGATTTTATTATTCGTTATAATGATTTACAGCCAGATGTAGTTTTAGAAACTTTGTTATTGACACGACATGAATTATGGAATTATTTAGAAAATAATCAGCTTGATTTAGCTATTATGTATTTGCCGGATGATTCAATCAAAAATTGGAAGCCGTATATTTCGCAAAAAATTATGGATGAAAATTTAATTTTGGTTAATAATAATCCTAAATGGTCTGATCAACGTACGTTGCATCTAAAAGAAATCACTGATCAACCTTGGGTAGGTTATCCGGATAATTATTATTTGACGGAATTTTTATCAGAGCAATTAAAGAATCAATTGGTTGATGGTCCTCATTGTGTGGCACGGTTTGCTGCCCCAGATCAAATTTTGAAATTTACTCGGGAAAAAGATGTTTATGCACTTTTTCCCAAGAGCTATGTGTTAGCTAATGAGTCGCAAATTACTTCGCAAAAAAATTTGATTGATGCATCGGTTTCTTTTGATTTGAATTTTGTGTATCGTAAAGAAAAAGCTAACATTCCACGAATTTCAACCTTCTTGAAAGCTTGGAATAATTATTTGAGTGATATTTCTTATGAAGATCGTTTAAAAGGTTTTTCCAAAAGCTGA
- the parC gene encoding DNA topoisomerase IV subunit A, with product MDDRFGRYSKYIIQERALPDVRDGLKPVQRRILYAMNIDGNTYDKAFKKAAKSVGNVMGNFHPHGDSSIYEALVRLSQNWKLRVPLIEMHGNNGSMDGDPPAAMRYTEARLSKISQKMLQDIDKNTVDMVLNFDDTQEEPTVLPARFPNLLVNGATGISAGYATEIPPHNLGEVIDATVALLDNPDLTLDEAMQYVKGPDFPTGGILQGVAGIKKAYETGRGKVILQSKTQISELHGHRSQIVVTEIPYEVNKAQLVKKLDEVRVLKKVEGIAEVRDESDRHGLSIVIELKREVDAQGVLNYLFMNTDLQVTYNFNMVAIAQMRPQQMGLLPILKAYVAHQKEVVLRRTKFDLNKAQQRLHIVDGLIKALSILDQVIKTIRASQNKRDAQQNLMKIYDFSEAQANAIVALQLYRLTNTDVTSLQAEQARLEKIIQQYRTIIDKPEALLKVIKDELMATKQEFSTPRLTKIEAQVKELKIDRSVMIGNETVRILVSKQGYLKRSSLRSYQASVGKDNGLQTSDEVILDQEASTLEHLWMFTNYGHLIYRPIHELADVRWKDTGQHLSQTYALKSDETILKAFVFQDLQQQQNFVLATNDNYIKQVNFQDLLPGRTYRTRLVQAIKLHDQASRVLDIYCLNATDSQPKEVIAWSKNTYALRFDLTEVPLVKAKATGVKLMDLKTDDQVVNFCIHDLADQQSYIGILTQRGAVKKMRMSEIPSTTRSRRGILVLRKLKKDSHFIKFVSLFSKNDILKVETKNNYWKQINLADFSFGDRYSNGSFVIDIEKNGPIILAKKVNQPESGEIS from the coding sequence ATGGACGATCGTTTTGGTCGTTATTCAAAATATATTATTCAAGAGCGTGCTTTGCCTGATGTACGCGATGGTTTGAAGCCAGTGCAACGTCGCATATTATACGCAATGAATATTGATGGCAATACTTATGATAAAGCTTTTAAAAAAGCGGCGAAGTCTGTCGGTAATGTGATGGGAAATTTTCATCCTCATGGTGATAGTTCAATCTATGAGGCGTTAGTTCGTTTGAGTCAAAATTGGAAATTAAGGGTTCCACTGATTGAAATGCATGGCAATAACGGTTCGATGGATGGCGATCCGCCAGCGGCGATGCGTTATACTGAAGCACGTTTGAGTAAAATTTCTCAAAAAATGTTGCAAGATATTGACAAAAATACAGTCGACATGGTGCTTAATTTTGATGATACCCAAGAAGAGCCCACGGTTTTGCCAGCACGTTTTCCCAATTTATTAGTCAATGGGGCCACTGGAATTTCGGCAGGTTATGCAACCGAAATCCCGCCACACAATTTGGGCGAAGTTATTGATGCAACGGTCGCTTTGTTGGATAATCCCGATTTGACTTTGGATGAAGCTATGCAGTATGTCAAAGGTCCAGACTTTCCTACAGGAGGAATTTTACAGGGCGTGGCAGGCATTAAAAAAGCTTATGAAACAGGTCGTGGGAAGGTTATTCTACAGTCTAAAACTCAAATTAGTGAGTTACATGGTCATCGTAGCCAAATTGTGGTAACTGAAATTCCGTATGAAGTGAATAAAGCTCAATTAGTCAAAAAATTGGATGAAGTTCGGGTTTTGAAAAAAGTTGAAGGCATTGCGGAAGTTCGTGATGAATCAGATCGTCATGGTTTATCCATCGTAATTGAGCTCAAGCGAGAAGTTGATGCACAAGGTGTTTTGAACTATCTTTTTATGAACACAGATTTACAAGTTACCTATAACTTTAATATGGTAGCGATTGCGCAGATGCGTCCTCAACAGATGGGATTATTGCCTATTTTAAAGGCATATGTAGCACATCAAAAAGAAGTTGTTTTACGTAGAACGAAGTTTGATTTAAATAAAGCTCAACAAAGATTGCATATTGTCGACGGCTTGATTAAGGCGTTATCTATTTTGGACCAAGTTATTAAAACGATTCGAGCTAGTCAAAATAAGCGTGACGCACAACAGAATTTGATGAAGATATATGATTTTAGTGAAGCGCAGGCCAATGCAATTGTAGCGTTGCAATTATATCGACTGACCAATACGGATGTGACTTCTTTACAAGCTGAACAGGCTCGCTTGGAAAAAATAATTCAGCAGTATCGTACAATTATTGATAAGCCCGAAGCTTTGTTGAAAGTTATCAAAGATGAATTAATGGCAACCAAACAAGAATTTTCAACACCACGCTTAACTAAAATCGAAGCACAAGTTAAGGAATTGAAAATTGATCGTAGTGTGATGATTGGTAATGAAACTGTTCGCATTTTGGTTAGTAAGCAGGGTTATTTGAAGCGGAGTAGCTTACGTTCTTATCAGGCTTCTGTAGGCAAGGATAACGGGTTACAAACTAGTGATGAAGTTATTTTGGATCAAGAGGCTTCAACTCTGGAACATTTATGGATGTTTACGAATTATGGTCATTTAATTTATCGACCAATTCACGAATTGGCTGATGTTAGATGGAAAGATACTGGACAACATTTATCACAAACTTATGCACTGAAATCTGATGAAACTATTTTAAAAGCTTTCGTTTTTCAGGATTTACAGCAACAGCAGAACTTTGTTTTAGCAACAAATGATAATTATATTAAGCAGGTTAATTTTCAAGATTTGTTGCCGGGACGGACTTATCGTACACGCCTGGTTCAGGCTATTAAACTACACGATCAGGCTAGTCGGGTGTTGGATATCTATTGTCTCAATGCGACTGATTCACAGCCCAAAGAAGTTATTGCTTGGTCGAAAAATACCTATGCACTCCGGTTTGATCTGACTGAAGTTCCGCTTGTTAAAGCGAAGGCTACTGGTGTCAAATTGATGGATTTAAAAACTGATGATCAGGTCGTCAATTTTTGTATACACGATTTAGCAGATCAGCAATCATATATTGGTATTTTGACACAACGTGGTGCGGTTAAGAAAATGAGAATGTCGGAAATCCCGTCAACAACTCGTAGTCGCCGTGGTATATTAGTTTTACGAAAATTAAAAAAAGATTCACATTTTATAAAATTTGTTTCTTTATTTTCAAAAAATGATATATTAAAAGTTGAAACCAAAAATAATTATTGGAAACAGATTAATTTAGCAGATTTTTCGTTTGGTGATCGTTACTCAAATGGATCTTTTGTGATTGATATTGAAAAAAATGGTCCAATAATCTTGGCAAAAAAGGTTAACCAGCCTGAAAGTGGTGAGATAAGTTAA
- the parE gene encoding DNA topoisomerase IV subunit B yields the protein MTNNYDDASIQILHGLEAVRKRPGMYIGSTDARGLHHLVYEIVDNSVDEALAGFGQEIAITLNADGSVTVADHGRGMPTGMHESGIPTIEVILTVLHAGGKFSDNNYKTSGGLHGVGSSVVNALSSWLTVRVVRDHIAYEEEFKDGGHPVGTLKKIGKVHQQSGTTLTFKPDAQIFQTIQFNFDTLAERLRESAFLLKGVKISLEDARSTPKHTAEYLFEDGIQSFVKYLNEGKDVIKDVFYFEGSKNEIEVEFAGQYNDGYSENILSFVNNVRTGDGGSHEAGMKSGLTKAFNEYARKVGLLKDNEKNLEGSDVREGLSAVLAVRIPEELLQFEGQTKGKLGTPEARSVVDNIVYEKMTFYLLENGDFSQTLVKKALKAREAREAARKARENSRGKKKKKDQGLLSGKLTPAQSRNAKKNELYLVEGDSAGGSAKQGRDRKFQAILPLRGKVLNTQKAKLEDIFKNEEINTMIYTIGAGVGAEFKVEDSNYDKVIIMTDADTDGAHIQILLLTFFYRYMRPLIEAGRVYIALPPLYKLQKGRGSKTQIEYAWTEDELVKDINQMGSGYSLQRFKGLGEMNADQLWETTMDPQTRTLVRVRIDDAALAERRVTTLMGDKVAPRRQWIETNVKFNLEEDGSLIEDSQTNAVGTKDLKKQLNHK from the coding sequence ATGACAAATAATTATGATGATGCATCAATTCAAATTTTACATGGTTTAGAGGCCGTTCGTAAAAGGCCTGGGATGTATATTGGTTCCACAGATGCGCGCGGACTGCATCATTTGGTATATGAAATTGTTGATAATTCAGTTGATGAAGCTTTAGCTGGTTTTGGTCAAGAAATCGCTATAACGTTGAACGCTGATGGCTCAGTAACTGTAGCCGATCACGGTCGTGGAATGCCAACTGGCATGCACGAATCAGGAATTCCCACGATTGAAGTAATTCTAACTGTTTTACATGCTGGTGGTAAATTTTCCGATAATAATTATAAGACATCTGGCGGCTTGCATGGCGTGGGTTCTTCAGTTGTTAATGCATTATCCTCATGGTTGACAGTTCGAGTGGTTCGCGATCACATTGCTTATGAAGAAGAATTTAAAGACGGTGGTCATCCTGTAGGAACATTGAAAAAAATTGGTAAGGTGCATCAGCAAAGTGGTACGACTTTAACTTTCAAGCCTGATGCTCAAATTTTTCAAACAATACAGTTCAATTTTGATACTTTAGCGGAACGCTTAAGGGAATCGGCCTTTTTATTGAAGGGAGTTAAGATTTCGCTTGAGGATGCGCGTTCTACACCGAAACACACAGCGGAATATTTATTCGAAGATGGTATTCAATCGTTTGTCAAATACCTAAATGAAGGCAAAGATGTCATTAAGGATGTTTTTTACTTTGAAGGTAGTAAGAACGAAATTGAAGTAGAGTTTGCTGGACAGTATAATGATGGCTATTCTGAGAATATTTTGTCGTTTGTCAATAATGTGCGAACTGGTGACGGTGGTAGTCATGAGGCAGGGATGAAATCTGGCTTAACCAAAGCTTTTAATGAATATGCACGCAAAGTTGGTTTGCTTAAAGATAATGAAAAAAATTTGGAAGGTTCAGATGTTCGCGAGGGACTCAGCGCAGTTTTGGCAGTTCGGATTCCTGAAGAACTTTTGCAATTTGAAGGGCAGACCAAGGGCAAGTTAGGAACACCAGAGGCACGTAGTGTTGTCGACAATATTGTTTATGAAAAAATGACCTTTTATTTGTTAGAAAATGGTGATTTTAGTCAAACACTTGTTAAAAAGGCATTGAAAGCCCGCGAAGCCCGTGAAGCTGCACGTAAGGCCCGTGAAAATAGTCGCGGGAAGAAAAAGAAGAAAGATCAAGGATTACTGTCTGGTAAGTTGACGCCGGCTCAATCACGTAATGCGAAAAAGAATGAATTATATTTGGTGGAGGGTGATTCAGCTGGTGGTTCAGCTAAGCAGGGGCGGGATCGCAAATTTCAGGCCATTTTGCCGTTACGAGGTAAGGTTTTAAATACACAAAAAGCTAAACTAGAAGACATCTTTAAAAATGAAGAAATTAACACCATGATTTACACAATTGGTGCAGGCGTGGGTGCTGAGTTTAAGGTTGAGGATAGTAATTATGATAAAGTGATTATTATGACTGATGCGGATACTGATGGAGCACATATTCAAATTTTGTTATTAACGTTCTTTTATCGTTATATGCGTCCGTTAATTGAAGCTGGCCGTGTGTATATTGCGTTACCGCCACTTTATAAGTTACAAAAGGGCCGTGGTTCTAAAACTCAGATTGAATATGCTTGGACGGAAGATGAATTAGTGAAAGATATTAATCAGATGGGATCGGGTTATAGTTTGCAACGCTTCAAAGGTTTAGGTGAGATGAATGCGGATCAATTATGGGAAACGACAATGGATCCACAGACGCGAACGTTGGTCCGTGTGCGAATTGACGATGCAGCATTGGCGGAACGACGAGTGACGACTTTGATGGGAGATAAAGTAGCCCCTAGGCGGCAATGGATTGAAACGAATGTCAAATTTAATCTAGAAGAAGACGGTAGTTTAATTGAGGACAGTCAAACTAATGCCGTCGGAACCAAAGACTTAAAGAAGCAGTTGAATCATAAATAA